Proteins found in one Erythrobacter sp. KY5 genomic segment:
- the recR gene encoding recombination mediator RecR, whose amino-acid sequence MASQEIEALSSALARLPGLGPRSARRAVLWLVKNREQALPALLEALDAVSETLVECDICGNVDTHKPCGICADTRRDPKSLCVVEDVADVWALDRARLFQGRYHVLGGKLSALDGIGPEDLNIASLMERVSSGEVEEVVLAMNATLEGQTTAHYLAERLEEYQLRITQLAHGLPVGGELDYLDEGTLAQALRARRPVG is encoded by the coding sequence ATGGCATCGCAAGAGATCGAGGCGCTTTCCTCTGCGCTCGCCCGGTTGCCGGGTCTTGGCCCTCGCTCGGCGAGGCGTGCGGTATTGTGGCTGGTGAAGAACCGCGAGCAGGCCTTGCCCGCTTTGCTTGAAGCGCTCGATGCGGTTTCCGAGACTCTGGTCGAATGCGATATTTGCGGGAATGTCGACACGCACAAACCTTGCGGGATATGCGCCGATACACGCCGCGATCCCAAGAGCCTGTGCGTAGTCGAGGACGTTGCCGATGTATGGGCACTTGATCGCGCTCGGCTGTTCCAAGGGCGCTATCATGTATTGGGCGGCAAATTGTCGGCGCTCGACGGAATTGGGCCCGAAGATCTCAATATTGCGAGCCTGATGGAGCGCGTTTCGTCTGGTGAGGTCGAAGAAGTCGTGCTCGCGATGAACGCAACGCTCGAGGGACAGACAACTGCACATTACCTCGCAGAGCGACTTGAAGAATATCAACTACGTATTACCCAGCTCGCCCACGGGTTGCCAGTCGGGGGAGAACTCGACTATCTCGATGAAGGGACGCTTGCTCAAGCATTGAGAGCAAGACGGCCGGTGGGGTAG
- a CDS encoding peptide deformylase, with product MAIREILEVPDPRLKVVSEPVREDEFNDELKQLAEDMFETMYDAPGIGLAAIQVGVPKRLLVIDLQPEDPDAEPVECEHDGHKHTHPATKKEPRVFVNPVILDPADEVSTYNEGCLSVPEIYADVDRPATCTVQYQDLDGNHHEEQLEGLLATCLQHEMDHLEGILFIDHLSRLKRNMALKKLKKLRQAA from the coding sequence ATGGCTATTCGTGAAATCTTGGAAGTGCCGGATCCCCGGCTCAAAGTCGTGTCCGAACCTGTTCGCGAGGACGAGTTCAATGATGAGCTGAAGCAGCTTGCCGAGGACATGTTCGAAACGATGTATGACGCACCGGGTATCGGTCTCGCGGCGATCCAGGTCGGCGTGCCAAAGCGTTTGCTTGTTATCGACCTCCAGCCCGAAGATCCCGATGCGGAGCCCGTCGAGTGCGAGCATGATGGTCACAAGCACACGCACCCGGCGACCAAGAAAGAGCCGCGCGTTTTCGTGAACCCCGTCATCCTCGATCCGGCAGACGAGGTGTCGACCTATAACGAAGGTTGCCTTTCGGTGCCCGAGATTTACGCCGACGTAGATCGCCCCGCGACCTGCACCGTCCAATATCAGGACCTCGACGGCAATCATCACGAAGAACAGCTCGAAGGTCTGCTTGCGACCTGCCTGCAGCACGAGATGGATCACCTCGAAGGCATCCTGTTCATCGACCATCTCTCACGCCTGAAGCGCAACATGGCGCTCAAAAAGCTGAAGAAGCTGCGTCAGGCGGCGTAA
- a CDS encoding four-helix bundle copper-binding protein, protein MSIKEMIREHPQVGDDYNDALGNAIKHAMYGAAIMNSCADACLAEANVAERLECIRRCMDASDACTAFYRIGSRRTGGNVTTIKAMAMATIVACEQCLQHCSMHDDAHCKRCARMCNEVIRDVKAALEEMKDHD, encoded by the coding sequence ATGTCGATCAAGGAAATGATCCGGGAGCACCCGCAGGTCGGGGACGACTACAACGATGCGCTGGGTAATGCGATAAAGCATGCCATGTACGGCGCGGCGATCATGAATTCATGCGCGGATGCGTGTCTTGCAGAAGCCAATGTGGCCGAGCGGCTCGAATGTATCCGCCGCTGCATGGACGCCTCGGACGCTTGCACCGCGTTCTATCGCATCGGCTCACGCCGCACCGGCGGCAACGTGACGACGATCAAGGCGATGGCCATGGCGACAATCGTCGCTTGCGAGCAGTGCCTCCAACACTGCTCGATGCATGATGATGCGCACTGCAAACGCTGCGCCCGGATGTGCAATGAAGTCATCCGCGACGTCAAAGCGGCGCTGGAAGAAATGAAGGATCACGACTGA
- a CDS encoding DNA recombination protein RmuC, with protein MEQSVFLSLASLLGLTVGMGVGWFFGSRPVADIKVRLDEAEAETKALNEKFRNSVTELATMSERAARADGLAQELNKTRAENADFRAERAGFAEQKRLLEESREKLLKEFENTGAKVLEAARERFSSEASKRLGEAEAQNKEAVANLLKPVSERLQKYEDQVGKLESQRADAFSRLHQQIEGLRLSQDEVRKEAQRLGNSLTNAPKARGRWGERALQNVLEQCGLAEHTDFHLEQSLDTDEGRQRPDAIVNVPGQKKLVIDAKVSLNAYQAAFEADEEEERKRHLDLHAKSMRGHVQTLGSKGYQSQFDDAPDYVVMFVPGEHFVAAALEHDPELWDFAFHNKVLLATPTNLVAIARTVAQVWRQDKMAEEAAEIGRAGAELYDRLAVAAEHMKRVGGGLETAVNNYNKFVGSFERNVLSSGRRLAEKGIEIGKREIDEVPLVESSPRYNNDDVAKIEDASEAAPEEKRDAAE; from the coding sequence ATGGAGCAGTCAGTTTTTCTCTCACTCGCGAGCCTTCTTGGGCTCACGGTTGGCATGGGTGTCGGCTGGTTTTTCGGATCGCGGCCCGTTGCAGACATTAAGGTACGTCTTGATGAGGCCGAAGCCGAGACCAAGGCTCTGAACGAGAAGTTTCGCAACAGCGTGACCGAGCTTGCGACCATGTCCGAACGCGCCGCGCGCGCGGATGGGCTGGCGCAAGAACTCAACAAGACGCGCGCCGAGAACGCCGATTTCCGCGCCGAGCGCGCAGGCTTCGCCGAGCAGAAGCGACTGCTCGAGGAATCTCGCGAGAAGCTGCTCAAGGAATTCGAAAACACCGGCGCCAAGGTTCTCGAAGCTGCGCGTGAGCGGTTTTCGAGTGAGGCGAGCAAGCGGTTGGGCGAGGCGGAAGCGCAGAACAAGGAAGCGGTTGCGAACCTGCTTAAGCCGGTGAGCGAGCGGCTGCAGAAGTATGAAGATCAGGTCGGCAAACTTGAGAGCCAGCGCGCCGATGCCTTTTCGCGGCTGCACCAGCAGATCGAAGGGCTGCGCCTGTCGCAGGACGAGGTTCGCAAGGAAGCGCAGCGGCTCGGCAATTCGCTAACCAACGCTCCGAAAGCACGCGGGCGCTGGGGGGAGCGGGCCTTGCAGAACGTCCTGGAGCAGTGCGGTCTTGCCGAACACACCGATTTCCATCTCGAGCAATCGCTGGATACCGATGAAGGGCGCCAGAGGCCTGACGCTATCGTCAATGTGCCCGGTCAGAAAAAGCTGGTGATCGACGCCAAGGTTTCGCTCAATGCCTATCAGGCGGCGTTCGAGGCCGATGAAGAGGAAGAGCGCAAGCGGCATCTCGACCTGCACGCGAAATCCATGCGCGGCCACGTTCAGACGCTCGGCAGCAAAGGCTATCAAAGCCAGTTTGACGACGCGCCCGATTACGTGGTGATGTTCGTGCCCGGCGAACATTTCGTGGCGGCCGCGCTCGAACATGATCCTGAGCTTTGGGACTTTGCGTTTCACAACAAGGTGCTGCTTGCGACACCGACCAACCTCGTTGCGATTGCGCGCACGGTTGCGCAGGTCTGGCGGCAGGATAAGATGGCCGAAGAGGCGGCTGAAATCGGGCGCGCGGGGGCTGAACTCTATGATCGCCTTGCCGTTGCAGCCGAGCACATGAAACGCGTCGGCGGGGGGCTTGAGACAGCCGTAAACAATTACAACAAGTTCGTCGGCAGCTTTGAGCGCAACGTCCTTTCGTCAGGACGCCGCCTTGCGGAAAAGGGGATCGAGATCGGCAAGCGCGAGATCGACGAGGTGCCGCTGGTCGAATCCAGCCCGCGTTACAACAACGATGATGTTGCCAAGATCGAGGACGCAAGCGAAGCCGCGCCCGAAGAAAAACGCGACGCCGCCGAATAA
- a CDS encoding RNA methyltransferase — protein MRKHITGFSNPTVKYLRSLRDKKHRRRAGQFLVEGLRLLEDARVSGHLPRQLVMAENRAPHALIDRLEGEVETAGGEVITTTPDILSKITGKSNSQSVVGVFDEFETSLAQLDRAAAPIWLVAQDLRDPGNLGTMLRTGDAVGAGGLILIDDCADPFSAEAVRASMGAVFTQGLAQARWDEFVAWLRSGPGQLVAASLRDAVPYRAAAYQAPCFILVGNESQGLPEAYEAECDLRVTMPMNGRADSLNAAVAGAVLAYEVLANIES, from the coding sequence ATGCGCAAGCACATCACCGGTTTTTCCAATCCGACGGTCAAGTACCTGCGCTCGCTGCGCGACAAGAAACATCGTCGGCGTGCGGGTCAGTTCCTTGTCGAGGGGCTGCGGTTGCTTGAGGATGCGCGCGTGTCAGGTCATCTGCCGCGACAGCTTGTGATGGCGGAAAACCGTGCTCCTCACGCTCTGATCGACCGGCTCGAAGGAGAGGTCGAGACTGCGGGCGGCGAAGTCATCACCACGACACCGGACATTCTGTCAAAGATCACCGGCAAGTCGAACAGCCAAAGCGTGGTTGGCGTGTTCGACGAATTCGAGACGTCGCTTGCGCAACTTGACCGGGCGGCTGCCCCGATCTGGCTGGTGGCACAAGATCTGCGCGATCCGGGCAATCTGGGCACGATGCTGCGCACGGGCGACGCTGTAGGAGCCGGCGGGTTGATCCTGATCGATGACTGCGCCGATCCTTTTAGCGCCGAAGCGGTGCGGGCCAGCATGGGCGCGGTGTTCACGCAAGGGCTCGCACAGGCGCGATGGGATGAATTCGTCGCGTGGCTGCGCAGCGGACCGGGTCAGCTTGTCGCGGCTTCGCTGCGCGATGCGGTGCCCTATCGCGCGGCGGCATACCAAGCGCCCTGCTTCATTCTTGTCGGCAACGAATCGCAAGGTCTTCCCGAAGCGTATGAGGCCGAGTGCGACCTGCGCGTCACCATGCCGATGAACGGGCGTGCGGACTCGCTGAATGCGGCGGTTGCGGGCGCGGTGCTGGCTTACGAGGTTCTGGCGAACATCGAGAGCTGA
- a CDS encoding HPr family phosphocarrier protein, which translates to MSEVRQTVTIVNKRGLHARASAKFVGAVSALPEPGQVRVAKGGNEAAGGSILGLMMLGAAKGDQVEVIVGGDGSEAVLAQLVALVEDGFGED; encoded by the coding sequence ATGAGCGAAGTTCGCCAGACCGTCACCATCGTCAACAAGCGCGGCTTGCATGCGCGTGCCAGCGCGAAGTTCGTCGGCGCGGTCTCAGCCCTTCCCGAACCGGGTCAGGTGCGCGTTGCCAAGGGCGGAAACGAAGCTGCCGGCGGCTCGATCCTCGGCCTGATGATGCTGGGCGCGGCGAAGGGCGATCAGGTGGAAGTGATCGTAGGCGGCGATGGATCTGAGGCTGTGCTGGCACAACTCGTCGCACTGGTCGAAGACGGTTTCGGCGAAGACTAA
- a CDS encoding PTS sugar transporter subunit IIA, whose translation MIGLILVTHGRLADQFVEAMEHVVGPQEAVETVCIGPNDDMEQRRAEIADAIEKVDAGEGVVILTDLFGGTPSNLAISLLDTGRVEVIAGINLPMLIRLAGARKSMGVVEAVEAAQTAGRNYITVASELLGNDTPKRAAGGGK comes from the coding sequence ATGATCGGTTTGATCCTGGTTACCCACGGCCGCCTGGCCGATCAATTTGTCGAAGCGATGGAACATGTCGTTGGTCCTCAGGAGGCCGTCGAAACCGTGTGCATCGGCCCGAACGATGACATGGAACAACGGCGCGCTGAAATCGCCGATGCGATCGAGAAAGTCGACGCGGGCGAGGGTGTTGTGATCCTCACGGATCTGTTCGGCGGGACCCCTTCGAACCTCGCGATCTCGTTGCTTGACACGGGACGCGTCGAAGTCATTGCAGGGATCAACCTGCCGATGCTCATCCGTCTTGCTGGTGCGCGCAAATCGATGGGCGTGGTCGAAGCGGTCGAAGCGGCACAGACAGCCGGGCGAAACTACATCACGGTCGCCAGCGAATTGCTGGGCAACGATACGCCCAAACGCGCAGCAGGCGGAGGGAAATAG
- the rapZ gene encoding RNase adapter RapZ, with the protein MTTGPANPAQSQQRLLLVTGLSGAGKSTALDVLEDLGWETIDNFPVRMLERLTGDTESGRDTGRTPLAIGFDSRTRGFVPSEIIDLVKALADRSDIALTFVFLDCADAEIERRYNETRRRHPMAQDRTVKEAIAAERELLEPLRRWAEVVVDTTELSSNDLQGHVRELFNDEQSTEPSLTISSFGFARGMPPLADLVFDMRFLDNPHWIDGLRELTGLDAPVGDHIQADPAFAQAFEQIKALLLTLLPRYSAQGKAYVHVAFGCTGGRHRSVFTAEAMAEGLRKAGFSPTVRHRNLKSRAADAIEGEPR; encoded by the coding sequence ATGACGACCGGCCCCGCCAATCCTGCACAATCGCAACAGCGGCTCTTGCTTGTCACGGGCCTTTCCGGTGCGGGGAAATCGACCGCGCTCGACGTCCTTGAGGACCTTGGCTGGGAGACGATCGACAATTTCCCGGTCCGCATGCTCGAACGTCTTACCGGCGACACCGAAAGCGGGAGGGACACCGGCCGCACGCCGCTGGCGATTGGCTTCGATTCGCGCACACGCGGTTTTGTCCCTTCCGAGATTATCGACCTCGTAAAAGCGCTGGCCGACAGGTCCGACATCGCGTTGACCTTCGTCTTTCTCGACTGCGCCGATGCCGAGATCGAGCGGCGCTATAACGAGACCCGCCGCCGCCATCCCATGGCGCAGGACCGGACCGTGAAAGAGGCCATCGCAGCCGAGCGCGAGCTGCTTGAACCGCTGCGCCGCTGGGCCGAAGTGGTTGTGGACACGACCGAATTATCCTCCAATGACCTGCAAGGTCACGTGCGCGAATTGTTCAATGACGAACAGTCGACCGAGCCGAGCCTGACGATCTCAAGCTTTGGATTTGCGCGCGGTATGCCACCTTTGGCCGACCTCGTCTTCGACATGCGCTTTCTCGATAATCCGCACTGGATCGATGGCTTGCGTGAGTTAACCGGGCTCGATGCGCCCGTTGGCGACCATATCCAGGCCGATCCCGCATTCGCGCAGGCATTCGAACAGATCAAAGCGCTGCTGTTGACCTTGCTCCCCCGCTATTCGGCGCAAGGCAAGGCCTATGTCCATGTCGCTTTCGGTTGTACCGGGGGGAGACACCGCTCAGTCTTCACCGCAGAAGCGATGGCTGAAGGCTTGCGCAAGGCGGGGTTTTCGCCCACTGTCCGGCACCGCAATCTGAAGTCGCGGGCGGCAGATGCCATCGAAGGCGAGCCGCGCTGA
- a CDS encoding HPr kinase/phosphorylase, with product MADSLIMQASAVAIDGRALLIEGEPGSGKSSLALALIGRGALLIGDDGVTITRTGEQLIASVPPNIAGLIEVRGVGLVQLPVAQPAPVSLILTLGVESERLPESVPARTIMGCDIPCLPFNPGSIAPAERAQWALRMHGLAK from the coding sequence ATGGCCGACAGCCTGATCATGCAGGCCAGCGCCGTCGCAATTGACGGGCGGGCGCTCCTGATCGAAGGCGAGCCGGGGAGCGGCAAGTCGTCGCTCGCGCTGGCCCTGATTGGCCGAGGCGCGCTGCTCATTGGAGACGATGGTGTGACGATCACGCGAACTGGCGAACAGTTGATCGCCAGCGTTCCGCCCAATATCGCAGGCCTCATCGAAGTGCGCGGTGTCGGTCTTGTCCAATTGCCGGTCGCCCAGCCCGCTCCAGTGTCGCTGATCCTGACGCTTGGTGTGGAGAGCGAGCGACTGCCCGAAAGCGTGCCTGCAAGAACGATCATGGGCTGTGATATTCCTTGCCTACCCTTCAACCCCGGCAGCATCGCCCCTGCCGAGCGTGCACAATGGGCATTGAGAATGCATGGATTGGCGAAATGA
- a CDS encoding stimulus-sensing domain-containing protein, with protein MGRLAGEALGDAQPAIGRAPERPDLAGRLSLTARILAVNILPLALLSGGLFYLDTYRTQLINERFKLARIEAQITAEALAGATRERQEALLVQIGREQGMRMRLFDADGALTADSFALAEPAFELNDITDDNWEQQFARWLDRTVDTIVSAEAVTDYVEPEAQTADAWPELVQAREDGLSQIRLYDWVDGTPVITAAAPVGLQGATLLTVRNPVDITESVRSARSALMFAVLVVLGASALLSLYLARTIVSPLQLLASAAQKVRQGRERDVEVPRLPERSDEIGQLARSVSDMTLALRQRIDAVDSFAADVAHEIKNPLASLRSAVESLPKVTDADTRRELEQIITHDVRRIDRLVTEISDASRIDAEMSRATRERIDFAQLVRAIIGSREFRAENENHRIELDTRGFAANVDGVGARLERVVENLLDNAVSFSPPEAPIEVAIDNDGNCVTLTVSDSGPGIPEESREKVFQRFHSVRPDEEDFGNHSGLGLAIARTIAEAHDGSLSAVARPDGKPGACLRLRLPAAA; from the coding sequence ATGGGTAGACTTGCAGGAGAAGCGCTGGGTGATGCCCAGCCAGCGATCGGTCGCGCGCCCGAACGACCAGACCTTGCCGGTCGCCTGTCGCTTACCGCGCGTATTCTGGCGGTGAACATCCTTCCGCTCGCGCTGCTTTCGGGCGGGCTTTTCTATCTCGACACCTACCGCACACAGCTCATCAACGAGCGTTTCAAGCTTGCCCGTATCGAAGCGCAGATCACTGCTGAGGCGCTCGCCGGGGCGACGCGCGAGCGGCAGGAGGCGCTGCTGGTACAGATTGGCCGCGAACAGGGAATGCGCATGCGGCTGTTCGATGCCGACGGTGCCTTGACCGCTGACAGCTTTGCGCTGGCAGAACCCGCTTTCGAGTTGAACGACATCACCGATGACAACTGGGAACAGCAATTCGCGCGCTGGCTCGACCGCACGGTCGACACGATCGTCAGCGCCGAAGCGGTCACCGACTATGTCGAACCCGAAGCACAGACAGCCGATGCATGGCCCGAGCTGGTGCAGGCTCGAGAGGACGGCCTCAGCCAGATCCGCCTCTACGACTGGGTTGACGGCACGCCGGTAATCACGGCCGCCGCGCCGGTCGGCCTTCAAGGCGCGACCCTGCTCACGGTGCGCAACCCGGTGGACATAACAGAAAGCGTGCGCTCTGCACGCTCGGCGCTGATGTTTGCCGTGCTTGTCGTTCTCGGCGCATCGGCGCTCCTGTCGCTTTACCTGGCGCGCACAATCGTCTCTCCGCTCCAATTGCTGGCCAGCGCCGCGCAAAAGGTGCGTCAGGGCCGAGAACGCGATGTTGAGGTCCCTCGCCTGCCAGAACGCAGCGACGAGATTGGTCAGCTTGCACGCTCTGTCTCTGACATGACGCTCGCCCTGCGCCAACGGATCGATGCGGTCGACAGCTTCGCCGCAGATGTCGCGCACGAGATCAAGAACCCCCTCGCCAGTCTGCGCAGCGCGGTGGAATCGCTACCCAAGGTCACCGATGCCGACACGCGCCGCGAGCTTGAACAGATCATCACGCATGACGTGCGCCGGATCGACAGGCTGGTCACCGAGATTTCCGATGCGAGCCGGATCGATGCTGAAATGTCGCGCGCCACACGCGAACGGATCGATTTTGCGCAGTTGGTGCGCGCCATCATCGGCAGCCGCGAGTTTCGCGCAGAGAACGAAAACCACCGGATCGAGCTCGACACGCGCGGTTTTGCGGCCAATGTCGATGGGGTGGGTGCGCGGCTTGAACGTGTGGTCGAGAACCTGCTTGATAACGCCGTCTCCTTCTCGCCTCCCGAAGCGCCGATCGAAGTGGCGATCGACAATGACGGCAACTGCGTCACGCTGACCGTAAGCGATTCCGGACCGGGCATCCCTGAGGAATCGCGCGAAAAGGTGTTCCAGCGGTTCCATTCAGTTCGCCCCGATGAAGAGGATTTCGGCAACCACTCCGGACTGGGCCTCGCCATCGCACGCACCATCGCCGAGGCGCATGACGGATCGCTCAGCGCAGTGGCGCGGCCCGACGGGAAACCGGGCGCCTGTCTGAGGCTGCGCCTGCCGGCAGCCGCCTGA
- a CDS encoding response regulator transcription factor, whose product MQSTEVASGASANTETRREAIEIALVDDDRNILTTVSIALQAEGFVTRLYSDGETALRALIDNPPDLAVFDIKMPKMDGMELLRRVRAHQAIPVIFLTSKDDEADEEAGLELGADDYIAKPFSLRLLTARIRAILRRAEPDRALGHEASAPDPVHPSIDRGRLFMDPARHHVTWDGKPVSLTVTEFLILEALASRPGVIKSRNQLMDAAYPDDVFVDDRTVDSHIKRMRRKFRVVDSSFSAIDTLYGAGYSFNDG is encoded by the coding sequence ATGCAAAGCACAGAGGTCGCCTCAGGTGCGTCTGCGAACACAGAGACCCGGCGCGAAGCGATCGAGATCGCTCTGGTCGACGATGATCGCAATATCCTGACCACGGTATCGATCGCCCTCCAGGCAGAAGGCTTTGTCACGCGCCTTTATTCAGACGGCGAGACCGCTTTGCGCGCATTGATAGACAATCCGCCCGACCTTGCCGTGTTCGATATCAAGATGCCGAAGATGGACGGGATGGAGCTTTTGCGCAGGGTCCGCGCGCATCAGGCTATCCCAGTGATCTTCCTGACCAGCAAGGACGACGAGGCCGACGAAGAAGCAGGGCTTGAACTGGGCGCGGACGATTACATCGCGAAACCTTTCAGCTTGCGTCTGCTGACCGCCCGCATCAGGGCGATTTTGCGCCGGGCGGAACCCGACCGTGCGCTCGGACATGAGGCGAGCGCTCCCGATCCGGTCCACCCAAGCATCGACCGCGGGCGGCTCTTCATGGACCCGGCCCGCCATCACGTGACTTGGGACGGCAAGCCGGTGAGCCTCACCGTGACCGAGTTCCTGATCCTCGAAGCGCTCGCCTCGCGCCCCGGCGTGATCAAGAGCCGCAATCAATTGATGGACGCCGCCTATCCCGACGATGTGTTCGTCGATGATCGCACCGTCGACAGCCACATCAAGCGCATGCGCCGCAAGTTTCGGGTCGTCGATTCCAGCTTTTCCGCAATCGATACGCTTTACGGCGCCGGCTACAGTTTCAACGATGGCTAG
- a CDS encoding phosphoenolpyruvate carboxykinase — MIPLAQPLSSQGIETGAEIHSNLGTSALVEASIAAGEGKLSKHGALVVQTGAKTGRSANDKFIVRDETTEDTVWWGKVNKSMTPEHFANLKADFMKAVGGKETLYVADLFGGSQPEHRVNVRVINELAWHNLFIRTLLVRPTAEELGDFAPEYTIIDLPTFKADPERHGTNSETVIAVNLTEKLILIGGTRYAGEMKKSVFGILNYLLPTKGVMPMHCSANISADGKTAVFFGLSGTGKTTLSADASRTLIGDDEHGWSDTAVFNFEGGCYAKMIRLSEEAEPEIYATTRRFGTVLENVVMDDETRELDFDDNTLAENTRGAYPIDYIPNTSKDNLGPVPSNVVMLTADAFGVLPPIARLTPDQAMYHFLSGYTAKVAGTEIGVTEPEATFSTCFGAPFMPRHPSVYGNLLKERIAKGGVQCWLLNTGWTGGKYGVGNRMPIKATRALLNAALDGDLDNVECRKDPNFGFDVPVHVPVLAEAGIDQSILDPRSTWADKDDYDATAQKLVQLFIDNFAEFEAHVDEGVRQAAPASPIAA, encoded by the coding sequence TTGATCCCCCTCGCCCAGCCGCTTAGCTCCCAGGGCATTGAGACCGGAGCTGAAATCCATTCCAACCTTGGCACATCCGCGCTGGTCGAAGCGTCGATCGCTGCTGGCGAAGGCAAGCTTTCCAAGCACGGCGCGCTCGTCGTTCAGACCGGCGCAAAAACCGGCCGCAGCGCGAACGACAAGTTCATCGTTCGCGACGAAACGACCGAGGACACCGTGTGGTGGGGCAAGGTCAACAAGAGCATGACGCCGGAGCATTTCGCCAACCTCAAGGCCGACTTCATGAAAGCGGTCGGGGGCAAGGAAACGCTCTACGTCGCCGACCTGTTCGGTGGTTCGCAGCCAGAGCACCGCGTCAATGTGCGCGTGATCAACGAGCTTGCCTGGCACAACCTGTTCATCCGCACGCTGCTGGTGCGTCCGACTGCTGAGGAACTCGGGGATTTCGCGCCCGAATATACCATCATCGACCTGCCGACATTCAAGGCAGATCCCGAGCGCCACGGCACCAATTCCGAGACAGTGATCGCGGTGAACCTCACCGAAAAGCTGATCCTGATCGGTGGAACGCGTTACGCCGGTGAGATGAAGAAGAGCGTCTTCGGCATTCTCAACTATCTGCTCCCGACCAAGGGCGTGATGCCGATGCACTGCTCGGCCAATATCAGCGCCGATGGCAAGACTGCTGTGTTCTTCGGCCTGTCGGGCACGGGCAAGACGACGCTTTCCGCCGACGCTTCGCGCACGCTGATCGGCGATGATGAGCATGGTTGGTCCGACACGGCAGTCTTCAATTTCGAAGGCGGCTGCTACGCCAAGATGATCCGGCTGAGCGAAGAGGCGGAGCCGGAAATCTACGCGACCACGCGCCGTTTCGGCACTGTGCTCGAAAACGTCGTGATGGATGACGAAACGCGCGAGCTCGATTTCGACGACAACACGCTCGCCGAGAACACGCGCGGCGCTTACCCGATCGATTACATTCCGAACACGAGCAAGGACAACCTTGGCCCGGTGCCGAGCAACGTCGTGATGCTCACCGCCGATGCGTTTGGCGTGCTGCCTCCGATTGCGCGTCTGACGCCCGATCAGGCGATGTATCACTTCCTGTCCGGCTACACCGCCAAGGTCGCAGGCACGGAAATCGGCGTGACCGAGCCAGAGGCGACCTTCTCGACCTGCTTTGGCGCGCCATTCATGCCGCGTCACCCAAGTGTTTACGGCAACCTGCTGAAAGAGCGCATCGCCAAGGGCGGCGTGCAGTGCTGGCTGCTCAACACCGGCTGGACCGGCGGCAAGTACGGCGTCGGCAATCGCATGCCGATCAAGGCGACCCGCGCGTTGCTCAACGCGGCGCTCGACGGCGACCTTGATAATGTCGAATGCCGCAAAGATCCGAATTTTGGTTTCGACGTGCCCGTGCACGTACCTGTTCTGGCCGAAGCGGGGATCGACCAGTCGATCCTCGACCCGCGCAGCACTTGGGCGGACAAGGACGATTACGACGCCACCGCGCAAAAGCTTGTGCAGTTGTTCATCGACAACTTCGCCGAGTTCGAAGCGCATGTCGACGAAGGCGTCCGTCAGGCAGCACCTGCATCGCCGATCGCTGCGTGA
- a CDS encoding DUF937 domain-containing protein codes for MSLAAMLQQTGAISSMARELGVDEGTAKTAAGALLPAIVAGLGRSATGGTTTPDPMGGLGGLAGAILGGGGGSAAGGLGGMLGGGLLDAVLGSSPTPTAPGNDILGNIFGSKDVSRSVAGEVAAMTGLDEGLLKKMLPILAMAVAGYMAKQATGQAPSGAGGGSSNPLGGILGSIVGGMMKR; via the coding sequence ATGAGCCTTGCTGCAATGCTTCAGCAGACCGGAGCCATCTCCTCGATGGCGCGAGAATTGGGTGTCGATGAGGGCACCGCCAAGACTGCGGCGGGCGCTCTGCTCCCGGCAATCGTTGCCGGCTTGGGCCGGAGCGCGACCGGCGGTACGACCACGCCTGATCCGATGGGCGGGCTGGGCGGTCTTGCAGGCGCGATCCTCGGCGGCGGCGGCGGGTCTGCGGCTGGCGGGCTTGGCGGGATGCTGGGCGGCGGACTTCTCGACGCAGTCCTGGGGTCAAGTCCGACCCCGACCGCACCGGGCAACGACATTCTCGGCAACATATTCGGCAGCAAGGATGTCAGCCGTTCGGTAGCAGGCGAAGTCGCCGCAATGACCGGCCTCGATGAAGGCCTGCTCAAGAAGATGCTTCCGATCCTGGCGATGGCGGTGGCCGGCTACATGGCGAAACAGGCAACCGGGCAGGCACCCAGCGGCGCTGGCGGCGGATCGAGCAATCCGCTGGGCGGCATTCTCGGCTCAATCGTCGGCGGAATGATGAAGCGCTAG